One genomic segment of Osmia bicornis bicornis chromosome 16, iOsmBic2.1, whole genome shotgun sequence includes these proteins:
- the LOC123988576 gene encoding uncharacterized protein LOC123988576 has translation MGTIPLHPCVTPTPDGTPCPTCGQSEKQEHRPSIRPGEPCFLRPLMRREIYRVNFLNRLELRIRSGVSRTTFSGSESVGKAAVIASRAARKAASVSPKTSLEK, from the exons ATGGGAACAATTCCTCTTCACCCATGCGTAACTCCCACTCCCGATGGGACTCCTTGTCCAACTTGCGGACAAAGTGAAAAACAAGAACATCGTCCCAGTATTCGACCGGGCGAGCCATGTTTTTTAAGGCCGTTAATGCGGCGCGAGATCTATCGCGTAAACTTTTTAAATCGCTTAGAACTGCGGATCCGATCGGGGGTGAGTCGAACAACATTTTCAG GTTCGGAGTCCGTCGGTAAGGCTGCCGTCATAGCGTCGAGGGCGGCAAGGAAAGCTGCTTCCGTATCCCCGAAGACGTCGCTGGAGAAGTAG
- the LOC114882609 gene encoding nucleolar protein 58-like, with the protein MGSTWKVEVLTELRRIGESVDEIRKELERRRTGEEWNGQSSEEAKDVDIGKGEDDTEEEAVEREKKGGKNKSEDKSGVPKRDKKEQGGRDEKGDNEEKTKRKKRKMLYRLRRKEKRS; encoded by the coding sequence ATGGGAAGCACGTGGAAGGTCGAAGTATTAACAGAGCTGAGAAGAATAGGCGAGAGCGTGGACGAGATAAGGAAGGAATTAGAAAGGAGAAGGACAGGTGAAGAGTGGAACGGACAAAGTTCAGAGGAGGCAAAAGACGTAGACATAGGAAAAGGAGAAGACGACACAGAGGAGGAAGCggtagaaagagagaagaaaggagGAAAGAACAAAAGTGAAGATAAGAGTGGAGTACCGAAGAGAGACAAGAAGGAGCAGGGGGGAAGAGATGAAAAAGGTGACAACGAAGAGAAGacaaagaggaaaaaaaggaaaatgctGTATCGCCTGAGGAGAAAGGAGAAGAGAAGCTAA